From Cygnus atratus isolate AKBS03 ecotype Queensland, Australia chromosome 1, CAtr_DNAZoo_HiC_assembly, whole genome shotgun sequence, the proteins below share one genomic window:
- the LOC126913126 gene encoding NADH dehydrogenase [ubiquinone] 1 beta subcomplex subunit 8, mitochondrial-like, with protein sequence MAAAGLGGVLWQRAAARLRALRVAAPLGARAASGLSSELLPGPYPRTPEERAAAAKKYNMRVEDYQPYPDDGLGYGDYPMLQIGPLSDTWPDLSTGSTGRKFNKKKLNVIKDKALDSSPT encoded by the exons ATGGCGGCGGCCGGGCTCGGCGGTGTCCTCTGGCAGCGGGCGGCCGCCCGCCTGCGGGCGCTGAGGGTGGCAGCGCCGCTGGGAGCCCGGGCGGCCTCGGGTCTGTCCtcggagctgctgcctgggccCTACCCGCGGACGCCGGAGGAGcgggcagctgctgccaagaAGTACAACATGAGGGTGGAGGACTACCAGCCCTACCCCGACGATGGCTTAGGGTATGGTGACTATCCCATGCTCCAAATcggacca CTGAGTGATACTTGGCCAGATCTGAGTACTGGGTCCACAGGGAGAAagttcaacaagaaaaaattaaatgttattaaagatAAAGCTCTTGACTCTTCACCTACTTGA